One genomic segment of Acinetobacter oleivorans DR1 includes these proteins:
- a CDS encoding cation transporter encodes MPLVYTDGIVFCVSYGAQMALEKQENQIHLNKTSSSCGCSSMPSQEYSTPSEAMPRKSQWVSYYHIPHMDCVAEEQMVRMALASYADDIQELHFDLPARHLAIYHSVQAEKITQSLQRLGLGAELQQTQPHYEPVEKPKKVRASSSTNASQKQVLQWLLLINGIMFVIEFMAGIIASSTGLIADSLDMFADAAIYGIALFVVGKNLNAQLKAAHLSGWFQFGLAMIVLIDVLRRFIYGSEPVSILMILIGGLALAANISCLYLMRDHKESGAHMKASYIFSANDVIVNLGVIVAGILVAITGSPYPDLMIGLIIVLFVLNGARKILQLKNE; translated from the coding sequence ATGCCATTGGTTTATACTGATGGCATTGTTTTTTGTGTCAGTTATGGTGCACAGATGGCTTTAGAAAAACAAGAGAATCAAATACATTTAAATAAAACCAGCTCTAGCTGCGGGTGCTCAAGCATGCCGTCTCAGGAGTATTCTACACCTAGTGAAGCTATGCCTAGAAAGAGCCAATGGGTGAGTTATTATCATATTCCTCACATGGATTGTGTAGCTGAAGAGCAAATGGTGAGGATGGCTTTGGCCTCTTACGCTGACGATATTCAAGAGCTTCATTTTGATTTACCAGCACGGCATTTGGCGATTTATCACAGTGTTCAAGCTGAAAAGATCACCCAAAGCCTGCAACGTTTAGGACTAGGAGCAGAATTACAACAAACGCAGCCACATTATGAACCTGTTGAAAAACCTAAAAAGGTTCGAGCTAGCTCTTCAACCAATGCCTCACAAAAGCAAGTTTTACAATGGCTGTTACTCATTAATGGCATCATGTTTGTCATTGAGTTTATGGCAGGCATCATTGCTTCATCGACAGGATTAATCGCTGATTCGCTTGATATGTTTGCTGATGCTGCAATTTATGGCATTGCTTTATTTGTGGTAGGTAAAAATCTAAATGCACAATTAAAGGCTGCGCATCTTTCAGGATGGTTTCAGTTTGGCTTAGCCATGATTGTGTTAATTGATGTGTTGCGTCGTTTTATTTACGGCAGTGAACCTGTTTCAATTCTCATGATTTTAATTGGTGGATTGGCTCTTGCAGCCAATATTAGTTGCCTTTATTTAATGAGAGACCATAAAGAGAGTGGGGCACATATGAAGGCGAGTTATATCTTTTCTGCAAATGATGTCATCGTAAACTTGGGTGTCATTGTCGCAGGAATATTGGTTGCCATTACAGGTTCTCCTTATCCTGATTTAATGATTGGATTAATTATTGTCTTGTTTGTTTTAAATGGCGCACGAAAAATTTTACAGTTAAAAAACGAATAG
- a CDS encoding DMT family transporter yields the protein MAWAILILAGVFEIIWAYSMKMSEGFTRLTPSVITVVFMILSVILLSMSMKTLPLGTAYTVWTGIGAIGSFLVGIFFLHEPVGAMRMIAAVLIVSGLVLMKISSPS from the coding sequence ATGGCTTGGGCTATTTTAATTTTAGCAGGTGTATTTGAAATCATTTGGGCATATTCTATGAAAATGTCCGAAGGTTTTACACGTTTAACCCCTAGTGTTATTACCGTAGTTTTTATGATTTTGAGTGTAATTCTGCTTTCAATGTCAATGAAAACGTTACCCCTTGGTACTGCCTATACGGTTTGGACAGGAATTGGCGCAATCGGGTCATTTCTAGTCGGTATTTTCTTTCTTCATGAGCCTGTTGGCGCTATGCGAATGATTGCCGCTGTATTGATTGTGTCAGGTTTGGTTTTAATGAAAATTTCATCGCCGTCCTAA
- a CDS encoding zinc-binding dehydrogenase, which yields MKSVLCHQAKLQVVDQPKLTPAKGQVLLEVVRCGICGSDLHMQHHCDHMHDLAARVGFHGLAKSTDPFVLGHEFCGKVLDYGPKTRHKFKADTLVCAMPLLNVDQHGYLSTGLSPNASGGYAEQVLAQSSLMFEVPNGLDADSAAMTEPMAVALHAVRRSRVKTGEPAIVIGCGPVGLGVILMLKAAGVKTVVASDFSPNRRKLAEQCGADIVVDPKETSPFANWKEFGLLGNVSDAINMGMGLFDKLQATRLPWWHGWRMIDKLGALPKRPVIFECVGVPGVLQQIIEGAPLFSRIVGVGVCMQSDKIEPALAINKELEIQFVLGYTPLEFRDALHMIAEGEVNCSPLITGVVGLEGVTSAFEALRDPEQHAKILIDPKRSGSDIQLMSH from the coding sequence ATGAAGTCGGTACTTTGTCATCAAGCAAAACTACAAGTGGTGGACCAACCGAAATTAACGCCTGCTAAAGGACAGGTGTTATTAGAAGTGGTGCGATGTGGGATCTGTGGCTCTGATTTACATATGCAGCACCACTGTGATCACATGCATGATTTGGCTGCACGTGTCGGGTTTCATGGTTTAGCCAAGTCTACAGATCCGTTTGTACTAGGACATGAATTTTGTGGCAAAGTTTTGGATTATGGCCCAAAAACACGTCACAAATTTAAAGCCGATACACTCGTTTGCGCAATGCCGCTTTTAAATGTAGATCAGCATGGGTATTTGTCGACAGGGCTTTCTCCAAATGCTTCGGGCGGTTATGCTGAGCAAGTATTGGCTCAATCGAGCTTGATGTTTGAAGTACCCAACGGTCTAGATGCCGATAGTGCTGCCATGACTGAACCTATGGCGGTTGCATTGCATGCTGTTCGCCGTAGCCGTGTGAAAACTGGTGAACCTGCAATTGTGATTGGTTGTGGTCCTGTTGGGCTAGGTGTCATATTAATGCTTAAAGCAGCTGGGGTTAAAACCGTGGTTGCCAGCGACTTTTCACCAAACCGCCGTAAGCTTGCCGAGCAATGCGGTGCCGATATTGTGGTAGATCCTAAAGAGACATCGCCATTTGCCAACTGGAAAGAGTTTGGTTTGCTTGGCAATGTTTCTGACGCGATTAATATGGGCATGGGGCTGTTTGATAAGTTGCAAGCGACACGCTTACCATGGTGGCATGGATGGCGCATGATTGATAAATTGGGCGCTCTACCAAAACGTCCTGTTATTTTTGAGTGTGTGGGTGTGCCGGGTGTTTTACAACAAATTATTGAAGGTGCACCTTTATTTTCCCGAATTGTCGGGGTGGGCGTGTGCATGCAAAGTGACAAAATCGAACCCGCACTTGCGATTAATAAAGAGTTAGAAATTCAGTTTGTGTTGGGCTATACACCACTTGAGTTTAGAGATGCGCTACATATGATTGCAGAAGGGGAAGTGAATTGTTCACCGCTCATTACGGGTGTTGTTGGCTTAGAAGGTGTTACGAGTGCATTTGAAGCATTACGTGATCCTGAACAGCATGCCAAAATCTTGATTGACCCTAAACGTAGCGGTTCAGATATTCAATTAATGAGTCATTAA
- a CDS encoding copper resistance protein B, with amino-acid sequence MRITKLFSQMICCGAFSGISIFAFAQEPLTHDHLREHGGQIYQATKIDSGWTQNEEGEGRFSSELESWVGTDENKLFIKTHVEKAESEDANYGGSVLYSRNVADYWDVQAGVNYERLQREDEKQDRWAGVVGLHGMAPYFFETDAYLYAGEDQLWKLSLETERDLLFTQKLIGKPYLKADVVLQDESHYASKSGLSSLQAGFQTRYEINKKVMPFVDVGYGYEKGLKQTAWQTGTDSEHGWYYGAGLTLKF; translated from the coding sequence ATGCGCATCACTAAGTTATTTTCTCAAATGATATGTTGCGGTGCTTTCTCGGGTATATCTATATTTGCTTTTGCTCAAGAACCTTTAACTCATGATCATTTACGTGAACATGGTGGACAGATCTATCAAGCAACAAAAATTGATTCTGGTTGGACTCAAAATGAAGAAGGAGAAGGACGTTTTTCTTCTGAATTGGAAAGCTGGGTGGGAACTGATGAAAACAAACTATTCATCAAAACCCATGTTGAAAAAGCCGAGTCAGAAGATGCTAATTACGGCGGTTCAGTACTTTACAGTCGAAATGTAGCTGACTATTGGGATGTACAGGCTGGGGTAAACTACGAGCGTTTACAACGGGAAGATGAAAAGCAAGATCGCTGGGCAGGTGTAGTCGGTTTGCATGGCATGGCACCTTACTTTTTTGAAACCGATGCATATCTTTATGCAGGTGAAGACCAGCTATGGAAGCTAAGTTTAGAAACGGAAAGAGACTTACTCTTTACCCAAAAGTTAATTGGTAAACCTTATTTAAAAGCAGATGTTGTTTTGCAAGATGAATCTCACTATGCAAGTAAATCAGGGTTATCTAGTTTACAAGCTGGTTTTCAAACCCGTTATGAAATCAACAAAAAGGTCATGCCATTTGTTGATGTGGGTTACGGCTATGAAAAAGGTTTAAAACAAACCGCTTGGCAAACTGGAACTGACTCTGAACATGGTTGGTATTATGGAGCAGGGTTAACACTTAAGTTCTAA
- a CDS encoding multicopper oxidase domain-containing protein, protein MSHKTISSLVAVFGLLVSPWTLAAIKEYHLNINEQQVNVTGQPLKRITVNGKFTAPLLEFEEGDEAVIHVHNQLKNQDTSLHWHGLLLPGLMDGVPGFNGFKGIAPNGDFVYRFKVKQNGTYWYHAHSKGQEQDGLYGPLVIYPKGKIPVAAHEKTDRDYVVMLSDFHHSSSDSIMKNLKKSAEYYQNRRETVSDVLKQVKTQGLKATWQDRSMWNQMRMLKTDMSDVTGYTFLVNGKTPQQNWTGNFKAGDKVRLRFINASAMSFFDVRIPNLKMTVVSADGQPVKPVAIDEFRIGTAETYDVIVEPKQANYQIEAESIDRSGFAIGTLHNENTQAVEPVQMPQPRPRSLLTMDDMGMSHGNGASDEHAGHQMNMQHDMSAMSEIKKEESQTNHDHTMMNMDHDMKNMSSEEHGHSMMQMKHDMSAMPEMKKEESQTNHDHTMMNMDHDMKSMSSEKHDHSMMNMKHEMPAQSENKTKKDKPVYGWANASTPAGMKALQYSDLQSLTPQPDTRAPERELVIRLGGNMERYIWTINGKKFSEAEPLQVKYGERIRLKFVNDSMMAHPMHLHGMFMQLENGQQAENLPNKHTVIVPPGKTVTALLTADALGEWAIHCHLLYHMSAGMMNKLIVAQVNDGAKPASQAPVQSENEKGASHAHH, encoded by the coding sequence ATGTCTCATAAAACAATTAGCAGCCTCGTCGCTGTATTTGGTCTATTGGTTTCACCATGGACCCTCGCGGCAATTAAGGAATATCACCTTAATATTAATGAACAACAGGTCAATGTTACGGGTCAGCCGCTCAAACGAATTACCGTAAATGGAAAATTTACAGCCCCACTTCTTGAGTTTGAAGAAGGAGATGAGGCTGTTATTCATGTTCATAACCAATTAAAGAATCAAGACACGTCTTTGCACTGGCATGGGTTATTACTGCCAGGGTTAATGGATGGTGTACCGGGTTTCAATGGTTTTAAAGGAATCGCGCCAAACGGAGATTTTGTTTACCGCTTTAAGGTGAAACAAAACGGCACTTATTGGTATCACGCCCATAGCAAAGGCCAAGAGCAAGATGGTTTATATGGGCCACTTGTGATTTACCCGAAAGGGAAAATACCCGTAGCTGCACATGAAAAAACGGATCGTGATTATGTGGTGATGCTTTCAGATTTTCATCATTCTTCTAGCGATAGCATTATGAAGAATTTGAAGAAATCTGCTGAGTATTATCAAAACCGCCGTGAAACCGTATCTGATGTTTTGAAGCAAGTTAAAACACAAGGCTTAAAAGCAACTTGGCAAGATCGTTCGATGTGGAATCAGATGCGGATGTTAAAAACCGATATGTCTGATGTGACGGGTTATACCTTCTTGGTTAATGGCAAGACACCTCAGCAAAACTGGACAGGTAATTTTAAAGCTGGCGATAAGGTTCGATTACGATTTATTAACGCATCGGCAATGTCATTTTTTGATGTCAGAATTCCAAATTTGAAAATGACAGTTGTAAGTGCAGATGGGCAGCCAGTTAAACCAGTTGCAATTGACGAGTTTCGTATTGGTACAGCTGAAACCTACGATGTTATTGTAGAGCCTAAACAAGCAAATTATCAGATTGAAGCAGAGTCTATTGACCGCAGTGGTTTTGCCATCGGGACTTTGCACAATGAAAATACGCAAGCTGTAGAGCCAGTTCAAATGCCGCAACCACGTCCACGTTCTTTGCTAACTATGGACGATATGGGCATGAGTCATGGCAATGGAGCGAGTGATGAACATGCTGGCCATCAAATGAACATGCAACACGACATGTCTGCTATGTCTGAAATCAAAAAAGAAGAGAGCCAGACTAATCATGATCATACGATGATGAACATGGATCATGACATGAAAAATATGTCATCTGAAGAACATGGTCATTCTATGATGCAAATGAAGCATGACATGTCAGCGATGCCTGAAATGAAAAAAGAAGAGAGCCAGACTAATCATGATCATACGATGATGAACATGGATCATGACATGAAAAGTATGTCATCTGAAAAACATGATCATTCTATGATGAATATGAAACATGAGATGCCTGCGCAATCTGAGAATAAAACTAAAAAGGATAAGCCCGTTTATGGCTGGGCAAATGCTTCGACACCAGCGGGTATGAAAGCACTGCAATATAGTGATTTGCAATCTTTAACACCTCAGCCAGACACGCGTGCGCCAGAACGAGAGCTTGTTATTCGTTTAGGTGGCAACATGGAGCGTTATATCTGGACCATTAATGGCAAGAAATTTAGCGAAGCTGAGCCATTGCAAGTTAAGTATGGCGAACGTATTCGCTTGAAGTTCGTGAATGACAGCATGATGGCTCATCCAATGCATTTACATGGCATGTTCATGCAATTGGAAAATGGTCAGCAAGCTGAAAACTTGCCAAATAAACATACCGTTATTGTTCCACCAGGAAAGACAGTTACTGCGTTATTAACAGCCGATGCTTTAGGAGAATGGGCGATTCATTGCCATCTGCTTTATCACATGAGTGCAGGGATGATGAATAAGTTGATTGTAGCTCAAGTGAATGATGGGGCAAAACCAGCATCTCAAGCACCTGTTCAATCTGAAAATGAGAAAGGAGCTAGTCATGCGCATCACTAA
- a CDS encoding methylated-DNA--[protein]-cysteine S-methyltransferase codes for MLLSYKYINSPVGQLKLVANENALVAILWDNENPKRVRLAELVEQLEHPVLLKTEQQLKEYFEGKRREFILPLDFEGTVFQKQVWSALLTIPYGETRSYKDIAVQIGNEKAVRAVGAANGKNPISIIAPCHRVIGAGGALVGFAGGLDKKDILLKLEQQ; via the coding sequence ATGTTGCTGTCTTATAAGTATATCAATTCGCCTGTTGGGCAATTAAAGCTGGTTGCGAATGAAAATGCTTTGGTGGCAATACTCTGGGACAATGAAAATCCAAAACGTGTTCGACTGGCCGAGCTAGTCGAACAACTTGAGCATCCAGTTTTACTAAAGACCGAACAACAATTAAAAGAATATTTTGAAGGTAAACGCCGTGAGTTTATATTGCCACTCGATTTCGAAGGAACCGTATTTCAAAAGCAGGTCTGGTCTGCTTTACTGACCATCCCTTATGGTGAAACAAGAAGTTATAAAGATATTGCTGTTCAGATTGGCAATGAAAAAGCGGTGCGAGCAGTGGGCGCTGCAAATGGCAAAAACCCGATTTCAATTATTGCACCTTGTCACCGAGTCATTGGTGCGGGCGGTGCTTTAGTTGGTTTTGCTGGTGGGCTTGATAAGAAAGATATTTTATTAAAACTAGAGCAACAATGA
- the nadA gene encoding quinolinate synthase NadA: MSDATLIANDAKNIVQAHLDRLGEPKDNRLSEEAKQQKFAQIEAELKKRDAVLVAHYYCDPEVQELAEKTGGCVSDSLEMARFGRDHAASTLVVAGVKFMGETAKILSPEKTILMPTLEATCSLDLGCPVDEFTAFCDQHPDHTVVVYANTSAAVKARADWVVTSSCAVEIIEHLDSLGEKIIWAPDQHLGRYIQKKTGADMLLWDGACIVHEEFRARGIANMKALYPDAAVLVHPESPESVVDIADAVGSTSQLIKAAQTLPNERLIVATDRGIFYKMQQAVPNKILVEAPTAGEGATCRSCAHCPWMAMNELDGILEVLQKGDQEIHVEPALAERAKMPLDRMLAFSASLKR, translated from the coding sequence ATGAGTGATGCGACTTTAATTGCCAACGATGCAAAAAACATTGTACAAGCGCATTTAGACCGTTTAGGTGAGCCAAAAGACAATCGCTTAAGTGAAGAAGCAAAACAACAAAAGTTTGCACAGATCGAAGCAGAGCTCAAAAAACGTGATGCTGTCCTTGTTGCTCATTACTATTGCGACCCTGAAGTACAGGAGCTTGCCGAAAAAACAGGTGGATGCGTTTCTGACTCTTTAGAAATGGCCCGTTTCGGACGAGATCATGCTGCCTCAACACTCGTTGTGGCTGGTGTCAAATTTATGGGAGAAACAGCAAAAATTCTGTCTCCTGAAAAAACAATTTTAATGCCGACACTTGAGGCAACCTGTTCACTCGACTTGGGCTGTCCTGTCGATGAGTTCACAGCATTTTGTGATCAGCACCCTGACCACACCGTAGTTGTTTATGCCAACACATCGGCTGCTGTTAAAGCACGTGCAGATTGGGTGGTGACTTCAAGCTGTGCTGTAGAAATTATTGAACACCTAGATAGCTTGGGCGAAAAAATTATTTGGGCACCAGATCAGCACTTAGGTCGCTATATTCAAAAGAAAACTGGTGCAGATATGTTGCTTTGGGATGGCGCATGTATTGTGCATGAAGAATTCCGTGCACGTGGCATTGCCAACATGAAAGCACTGTACCCAGATGCGGCTGTATTGGTACATCCAGAATCGCCTGAATCAGTTGTAGACATTGCCGATGCGGTAGGTAGTACCTCTCAACTGATTAAAGCTGCGCAGACTTTGCCAAATGAAAGACTCATTGTGGCAACTGACCGCGGTATTTTCTACAAAATGCAGCAAGCGGTACCCAATAAGATTTTAGTTGAAGCACCAACAGCAGGTGAGGGTGCAACTTGTCGTTCATGTGCTCACTGTCCGTGGATGGCAATGAATGAACTCGATGGGATTTTAGAAGTTTTACAAAAAGGTGATCAGGAAATACACGTCGAACCAGCACTTGCTGAACGTGCCAAAATGCCTTTAGATCGAATGTTAGCCTTTAGTGCATCGTTAAAGCGTTAA
- a CDS encoding LysR substrate-binding domain-containing protein gives MRRSIPSIQGLICFESAAKHLSYTYAAQELCITQSAVSRQIQQLEDFLGVELFIRTRHGVELTIAGQQYFKSIKPYLLGLEKCTADVISHKGLGGTLKLGVVPTFATRWLLPKLHLLNQKHPEITVHLETSTKPFLFNDNIFDAAIFAGTQQQIDHWPGIQAHYLMDEEIVPVCSPRLIEKYFPDAVMINENIYDLSSEDLLKIPLLQQTTRPSIWQEWFLTHHIQHPKPFDGQRHELFSMLAVAASHDMGMALIPQMLIESELQKKELVIVSNKKLKGSRKYYLIHSSQDVSPTIQKFVEWIYQELEQLKSNTN, from the coding sequence ATGCGAAGAAGCATCCCGTCCATTCAGGGCCTGATTTGCTTTGAAAGTGCAGCAAAACATCTAAGTTATACCTATGCTGCGCAAGAGTTATGCATTACCCAAAGTGCAGTCTCGCGCCAAATTCAGCAGTTAGAAGATTTCTTGGGTGTTGAACTCTTTATACGTACTCGGCATGGTGTTGAACTCACCATTGCAGGTCAGCAGTATTTTAAAAGTATTAAGCCTTATTTATTGGGTTTAGAGAAATGTACAGCCGATGTGATTTCTCATAAAGGTTTAGGTGGAACATTAAAATTAGGTGTCGTTCCTACCTTTGCAACGCGTTGGCTGTTACCCAAGCTCCATCTTTTAAATCAAAAACACCCTGAAATTACGGTTCACTTAGAGACCAGCACCAAACCTTTTTTATTTAATGATAATATTTTTGACGCTGCGATTTTTGCAGGTACTCAGCAGCAAATTGACCACTGGCCCGGCATACAAGCGCATTATTTAATGGATGAAGAAATTGTACCTGTGTGCTCACCAAGACTAATCGAAAAGTATTTTCCAGATGCGGTGATGATTAATGAAAATATCTATGATCTAAGCTCTGAAGATTTGCTGAAAATTCCCCTGCTACAACAAACCACCCGACCTAGCATTTGGCAAGAATGGTTTCTGACCCATCACATCCAGCATCCGAAGCCCTTTGATGGACAACGCCATGAGTTATTTTCAATGCTTGCCGTTGCTGCCAGTCATGACATGGGAATGGCTTTAATTCCACAAATGTTGATTGAGTCTGAACTACAAAAAAAAGAACTGGTGATTGTTTCCAATAAAAAATTAAAAGGCAGCCGAAAGTACTACCTCATTCACTCAAGCCAAGATGTATCACCAACCATTCAGAAATTTGTTGAGTGGATTTACCAAGAACTAGAACAACTAAAAAGCAATACAAATTAG
- the argJ gene encoding bifunctional glutamate N-acetyltransferase/amino-acid acetyltransferase ArgJ: protein MAVGDVTMPQMHVVKGVKIGSTEAYVRYQNRRDLVIFEFAEGSNVAGVFTQNAFCAAPVHVSKAHLAEGNPRYLVINTGNANAGTGPTGLKNAQDTCAKLAEIAGVNSFEVLPFSTGVIGEQLPMERLLAGLQPALNSVQEAAWNDAASGIMTTDTVPKGASEQFELDGITYTMTGISKGAGMIRPNMATMLSFVATDAPISRDLVQKLLKTTVEHSFNRITIDGDTSTNDSCIFVATGQAGGAEITSDSDARYTKVLEVLARVMNRLAQLIVRDGEGATKFITVAVEGGGNIQECCDIAYSIAHSPLVKTALFASDPNWGRILAAIGYAGVKDLDVSKIQVWLDDVQICKDGGAAEDYTEEAGARVMAQTEITIRVDLGRGQAKDTVYTCDLSYDYVKINADYRS from the coding sequence ATGGCTGTCGGTGACGTAACAATGCCACAAATGCATGTGGTAAAAGGTGTAAAAATTGGCTCAACAGAAGCATATGTACGTTACCAAAACCGACGAGATTTAGTCATTTTTGAGTTTGCAGAAGGTTCAAATGTTGCTGGTGTATTTACTCAAAATGCATTTTGTGCAGCACCTGTTCATGTCTCTAAAGCTCATCTTGCCGAAGGTAATCCTCGTTATTTAGTGATTAATACAGGTAATGCCAATGCAGGAACTGGACCTACAGGTTTGAAAAATGCTCAGGATACTTGTGCAAAATTGGCGGAGATTGCTGGGGTAAACAGTTTTGAAGTTCTTCCGTTTTCTACGGGGGTGATTGGTGAGCAACTTCCGATGGAACGTTTACTTGCTGGTCTTCAACCTGCATTAAATAGCGTACAAGAAGCAGCTTGGAATGATGCTGCATCTGGCATTATGACCACAGACACAGTACCTAAAGGTGCATCTGAACAATTTGAGCTAGATGGCATTACTTATACCATGACAGGTATTAGTAAAGGCGCCGGAATGATTCGCCCGAACATGGCAACCATGTTGAGCTTTGTGGCAACAGATGCACCTATTAGCCGCGATTTAGTACAAAAGCTACTAAAAACGACAGTTGAGCATTCATTTAACCGTATTACGATTGATGGCGATACCTCAACAAATGACTCTTGTATTTTTGTAGCAACAGGTCAGGCTGGTGGCGCTGAAATTACATCGGACAGTGATGCACGCTACACTAAAGTGTTAGAAGTACTTGCGCGTGTAATGAATCGTTTAGCACAGTTAATTGTTCGTGATGGTGAAGGCGCGACGAAGTTTATTACTGTGGCTGTAGAGGGTGGCGGTAACATTCAGGAGTGTTGTGACATTGCTTATAGCATTGCGCATTCACCACTTGTCAAAACTGCGCTTTTTGCATCGGACCCGAACTGGGGACGTATTTTAGCTGCAATTGGCTATGCAGGAGTCAAAGACTTAGACGTGTCTAAAATTCAAGTGTGGTTAGACGACGTACAAATCTGTAAAGATGGCGGCGCAGCTGAAGACTATACCGAAGAAGCAGGCGCGCGTGTTATGGCTCAAACCGAAATTACCATTCGTGTTGATTTAGGACGTGGTCAGGCCAAAGACACGGTATATACCTGTGACTTATCTTACGACTATGTCAAAATTAATGCTGATTACCGTTCTTAA
- the add gene encoding adenosine deaminase, whose translation MITKTLPLTDIHRHLDGNIRIQTILELGQQYNLDLPAYDIESLRPHVQVMDNQPDLLSFLSKLDWGVKVLASLDACKRIAFENMQDAAQQGLDYVELRFSPGYMGMTHQLPLEGVVEAVIAGVKEGSQAYGVKANLIGIMSRTFGQEACEKELNALLAHKNDIKALDLAGDELGFPGNLFIDHFKKARDAGWHITVHAGEAAGPESIWQAIEELGAERIGHGVKAVQDLKLLDYLAKHEIGIESCLTSNIQTNTVPSLAEHPLKTFLEHGVLATINTDDPAVEGIEIQHEYLTAAPLAGLSPEQIYTAQENGLKIAFLSDQEKDELRQKYQ comes from the coding sequence ATGATTACAAAAACGCTTCCGCTTACAGATATACACCGTCATCTTGATGGCAACATCCGCATTCAAACCATTTTAGAATTGGGCCAACAATACAATTTGGATTTACCTGCCTACGACATTGAATCTTTACGCCCACACGTACAAGTTATGGATAACCAACCTGACTTATTAAGTTTTTTATCTAAGCTCGATTGGGGCGTAAAAGTATTAGCAAGCCTAGATGCCTGCAAACGCATTGCTTTTGAAAACATGCAGGATGCTGCCCAACAAGGCCTAGATTATGTAGAGCTGCGTTTTTCACCGGGTTATATGGGCATGACCCATCAACTCCCACTTGAAGGCGTTGTTGAAGCAGTTATTGCGGGTGTAAAAGAAGGTAGTCAAGCTTACGGGGTAAAAGCGAATTTAATCGGCATTATGAGCCGTACTTTTGGTCAGGAAGCTTGCGAAAAAGAATTAAATGCCCTACTTGCCCATAAAAATGATATTAAAGCGTTGGATCTTGCTGGAGATGAGCTTGGTTTTCCGGGCAATTTATTTATTGATCACTTTAAAAAAGCGCGTGATGCAGGTTGGCACATTACGGTACACGCAGGTGAAGCTGCCGGCCCAGAAAGTATTTGGCAAGCCATTGAAGAATTAGGTGCCGAACGAATTGGACATGGTGTTAAAGCAGTTCAAGATTTAAAACTTTTAGATTATTTAGCTAAACATGAGATTGGTATTGAATCTTGCCTCACTTCAAACATTCAAACCAACACAGTACCGTCTTTAGCAGAACACCCATTAAAGACTTTTTTAGAACATGGTGTACTTGCCACCATTAATACAGATGACCCAGCAGTAGAAGGTATTGAGATACAACATGAATATTTAACTGCTGCCCCATTAGCAGGTTTAAGCCCTGAGCAAATTTATACAGCTCAAGAAAATGGACTTAAAATCGCATTTTTATCAGATCAAGAAAAAGATGAGTTAAGACAGAAATATCAATAA